AGATCAGCGAAGACAGCTTCAACCCGATGGTCAACGTCCAGTATGACGCGACCGACGATCTGATGCTCTACGCCTCCTATGCCAAGGGCACCAAGGCGGGCGGCTTCGACATCCGATCGAACTCGCTGCCGACCTCTACCACCGTCGCGAAGCCCGGCGCGTTCGAGTTCGAGGATGAAAGCGCCGACAATTTCGAGGCGGGCCTCAAATACAAGGGGCGCAACGTCGCATTCAACCTCTCGGTCTATCGCACCGATTACAAGGATCTTCAGGTCAACATCTTCGACGGCACGCTCAATTTCAACGTCCGCAACGCCGCCGAAGCGCGCACGCAGGGCGTTGAGGCCGATTTCCGCGCCGCGGTAGCGCCGGGGCTGACGGTCAGCGGCGCGGTCGCCTATCTCGATTTCAAGTTCAGCAATTTCACCGACGGCCAGTGCTATTATCTGCAGACGCCCGACGCGAACGGCTTCTGCGACTATTCGGGCAAGCGCAACGCGCTCAGCCCCAAATGGTCGGGCAATCTCAATGTCGATTACACCACGCCGGTGACGAGCGACATGAAGGTTGCGTTCAACGTCAACGCCGACTTCTCCTCTTCCTATATCGCCGCGGCGAACCTCGACCCCCGCACACATCAGGACGGGTATGTGAAGCTCGGCGCGCGGCTCGCGCTGGCTGAGGTCGATGATCGCTGGGAGGTCGCGCTGATCGGCCGCAACCTCACCAACCAGCGCATTCTGCAAACCGCGAGTTCGATGCCGCTCGCGACGACGATCACGCGAAATGCCGGCAACGCTTATAATGGCATCGTTGACCGGCCGCGCACGATCGCAGTGCAATTGACCGGGCGTTTCTGATGCAGCGGGGAGGGCGGTTCGGCGCCACCCTCCCCGTCGCGGGTGCCAGCCTTGTCGGCATCCCATGCTTCGTTTAGGGGGCAGGGAGAAGTAAGGACGGCTTATTTGAAACACGACCGCACCATCAGGGCCTGCTCGATCTGGCGCGCGCTCGATGTCGTCGGCGATGTGCCGGTCCTGCTGATCATGGAACAGACGTTCCTCGGCATCCACAGCTTCGACGAATTCGTCGCGCGCACCGGCCTTGCGCGTTCGGTCGTCAACGGCCGCCTCAAGAAGCTGGTCGACGAGGAATGCCTCGCCAAAATGCCCAAGAAGAATGGGCGCGGCTTTCACTATGTCCTTACCCAGAAGGGCCGCGACCAGTTTCCCAACGGCCTGATGATGCTGCGCTGGCAGCATAAGTGGGAGGCCGACAGTCGCGATTTCCAGGTCCGCCTCCACCACGCCACCTGTGGCCATGCGACCGAACCCGTGCCCGCATGCGCGCATTGCCGGGCCGAAATCGATCCGCGCGACGTCGATTGGCGTGAGGGACCGGGGCTCGCGCAAGTGGTCCCGCATTATGAGCGCCGCCGCTTCAATGGCGAGGTCGGCGCCCGGCGCCCCGGCGGCCGGCCGCTCGTCGATACGATGATCGAGCTGTTCGGCGACCGCTGGGCGACGCTCGTCGTCCGCGCGATGTTCACGCACATCAACCGCTTCGACGATATCCGGCGCGACACCCTGATGGCGACGAACATATTGACTGGCCGTCTCGAACGCCTCGTGCGGCAGGGCATTTTAAAGACCGTGCCCTATTCGAGCCACGCCGACCGTTTCGAATATCGCCTGACCGACAAGGGCCGCGATCTTTATCCGGTGCTGCTCGCGCTGCTGCAGTGGGGCGACAAATGGTTTTCCGACGAGCGGGGTCCACCGGTGTTGCTGACGCATCGCCCGTGCGGTCAAGACCTCCACATGGTCGCGGCGTGCAGCCATTGCGGTGACGAACTTGCGCTGTCGAACAGCCGCTTCACGCTCGAAGAGGCGCGTTGAGTTTCAGGGCAGGATACGGCCCTCGTCGCGGCGGGGCATCGGCGCGACAAAACGCAGTACAAACGCGGAGAGCAGGAGCCAGCTGGCGGAGCCGAGGATCGCCGCGGGCAAGCTGCTGAGGTCGGCGACCAGTCCGAGCGCATACGCGCCGAGCGCCATCGCGCCAAAGGTCACTGCCTGGTAGATCGACAGGCAGCGGCCGAGAATCTCCTCGGGCGAGCGCAATTGCATCGCGACATTCAGCGTCGTCAGCGTGGACACCCATGCGCCGCCGGCGACGAAGGCAGCGACCATCAAGGCGGGGAGATTGACCGCGAGCGCGACAGGCAGCATCGCGGCGGCGAAGATCAGCGACGCCGCAGTGACCACCCGGTCGCTGCCCCAGCGGCGCCGCGCCTGTCCGACCCACAGTGCGGCAAAGATCGATCCCGCGCCAAAGGCAGCAAGGCACAGACCATATATGATTTCGGTCCCGTGCAGCCGGTCGCGGACGAGCGAGGGAAGCAGCGCCTGAAACCCCGCCGCGCCGGCACCGAAGGCGAAACCGCGGATCAGCACGCGGCGCACCGGGTCCGAATGCACACAGAATCTTATGCCCGCGGCGATCGCCGTCAGCATCGGCGTCCTTCGCGGCGGCAGCGTTTCGGGATGCCAGCGCAGCAGCACGACGATCAGCGCGACATAGCTTAGTGCGTTGAGTCCGAAAGCGGCGGCGGTGCCGACGATCGAGATAAGCAAGCCGCCGAGCGCGGGGCCGACGCTGCGCGCAAGGTTGAACGCGATGGTGTTGAGCGCGATCGCCTGCGGCAAATCCCTGGGACCGACCTGCAACCGCACCGAGGCCTGCCATGCCGGGCCGTTGAGCGCGGTGCCGCACCCGACCGCGAGCGTGAAGAACAGCAGGGTGAGCGGCGTGATCGCGTCCATATAGGTCGTCAGCGTCAGCGCCGCCGAGACGATCAGCATCCCGGTCTGCGCCGCGAGCATCACGCGCCGCCGGTCGAAATTGTCGGCGATCGCCCCCGCAAAAATACCGAGCAGCATGACCGGGATCGTCGTGATCGCCGCCACCAGCGCGATCAGCAGATGCGATTCGGTCAGTTCGGTCATCAGCCAAGCCGCCGCGACCGACTGGATCATCGACCCCATGTTCGACGCGAGGTTGGCGATCCAGATCGCGCGGAACGCCGGGTAGCGGAAGGGCGCGAACGCATAGGGTGGTTCGGGGCTCACGCCATCGCGCCTACCGTTCGCAAGCGGTCGTCGCAACCCGGTCAGGAAATGGCGGGGCCGCTCGTATCCTCATATTCGCGGCGCAGTTCGACCAGCCGCCGCTTCATCGCCGCGATCGGACCCTTCATCGCCGGGTCGTCGATCCGGTTGTCCATTTCGTGCGGATCGCTCTTGAGGTCGTAAAATTCCCACGCGTCGAGCCCTTCGCCATAGAAACGCACGAGTTTGTACCGTTCGCCACGCACGCCATAGTGCGCGCGCACCGCGTGGAACCCCGGAAATTCATAATAATGATAATAAACATCCTTGCGCCAGTCGCGCGGCGTGCGGCCAGCCAGTAGCGGCATCATCGACCGGCCCTGGATCGTCGCCGGGCCCTTCACCCCGGCATAGTCGAGGAAGGTCGGCGCATAGTCGATATTCTGGATCGGCGCCGCGATGCGCGTGCCCGGGCGGATATGCCCCGGATACTGGATCAGGAACGGCGTGCGCATCGATTCTTCATAGATGAAGCGCTTGTCGAACCAGCCATGCTCGCCAAGATAAAAGCCCTGGTCGGAGGTGTAGACGACGATCGTGTTCCGATCGAGGCCGCTGTCCTCCAGATAGTCGAGCACCGCGCCGACGCCTTCGTCGACCGCGGCGATCGTGCCCAGATATTGCTGCATGTAGCGCTGATATTTCCACAGTGCGAGGTCGCGGTCCGACGGCGCCGCGGCGTTGAGCCGGTCGTTGTCGGCCTGCATCGCCGCGTCCCACTCGGCTTGCTGCCCGTGCGTCATGCGGTCGAACGCGCCGGGCCAGCGGTTGTAGCGGAGTTGCGCCGATCCCTTCGCGACCGTCATCTTGAGGTCGTGCCCCTCATACATGTCGCGATAGATGTTCATTTCCTGCGTGCCGGCGGCGATGCGGCCGCGATAGTCGTCGAAATAATTGCCCGGCACGGGAAAGGTCACGCCCTGATATTTCCGCACATGGCGCAGCGCGGGCATGAAATTGCGGTGCGGCGCCTTGTGATGGATCAGGATCGCGAAGGGTTTCGATTTGTCGCGCCCGTTCTTCAGCCAGTCGAGGCTGTATTGGGTGATGAGGTCGGTGGCATAGCCTTCGACGACGCTGCGCCCCTTTGGCGTGATGATGTCGGGGTTATAATATTCGCCCTGGTCGTCGAGCACTTTCCAGTCGTCGAAGCCGATGCCTTCGGGCGAATGGTTGATGTGCCATTTGCCGAACATCGCCGTCGCATAGCCTGCTTGGGACAATGCGCGCGGCCAGACCCAGACATGGTTGTCGAACCGCTGGCCGTTCTGGGTAAAGCCATGCGCGTGGCTCTGGCGGCCGGTGAGCAGTGTCGCGCGACTGGGGCCGCATAGCGAATTGCCGACGAAGCTCTGCGTGAAGATCGCGCCATTTTTCGCGATGCGGTCGATGTTGGGTGTCGGCGCAAGCTTCGACAGCTGCGATCCATAGGCCGAGATCGCCTGATAGGCATGATCGTCCGACATGATATAGACGATGTTCGGGCGCGCGGGCGGCTGCGCTCCCGCTACGGCAACGAAGGCGAGCGGGAGTGCGAGCGCGAGAGGCAGGCGAAAGCGCGTCGTCATTCGGTCAGCTCGAAGGCGGCTTCCTGCCCCTCGGCCGACGAAGGTCCGACCCACAGTTTGAACTGGCCGGGCTCGCTGCCCCAGCTCATATCCTGCCGCGTGAAGGCCAGATCGGCGTCGGTCAGGGTGAAGCGGACCGTCCGTTTCTCGCCCTTCTTGAGGCTGATCTTCTCGAACCCCTTCAACTCCTTCACCGGCCGCGTCACCGATCCGACAAGGTCGCGAACGTAAAGCTGCACGACCTCCTCGCCGTCGCGCGTGCCACTGTTGGTCACGGTAACGCTCGCCGTCAGTGTCTCGCCGGAGCGAATCTTTGCCCTGTCCAGCGTCACCGGCGAATAGGTAAAGCTGGTGTAGCTGAGGCCATAGCCGAACGGATAGAGCGGCGTGTTCGGCGTATTGAGGTAGCGCGAGACATATTTCGCATTGGGATCCGCCGGATTGATCGGCCGCCCGGTGTTTTTCATATCGTAATGGATCGGCACCTGCCCGACATTGCGCGGGAAGGTAACCGGCAGCTTGCCCGACGGATTATACCGGCCATAGAGGACGTCGGCGATCGCGTGGCCGCCCATCGTGCCCGGATACCACGCCTCGAGGATCGCATCGACATGGGCATCGGCCCATTCGATGCTGTTGGGCCGCCCGCTCATCAGCACGAGGATGATCGGCTTTCCGGTCTTCTTTAGCTCTTCAAGCAGCGCCTGCTGATTGCCGGGCAGATCGAGCGAGGTGCGGCTCGCCGCTTCGCCGGTCATGTCCCAGCGTTCGCCCATCGCCGCGATGATCACGTCCGATTTCTGCGCCAGCGCGATCGCTTCGGCGAACCCGTCAGTCTTGCCCGCGTCCGCGAACGCATAGCTCGCGCCCTTGGCATAAGCGACGCTCGTTCCCTCCGGTGCGCCGGCCTGCATCCCCCCGAGCAGCGTGACAGGCCGCGTCTTGCGGTCGCCCGCCGCCGACCAGCTGCCGATCATGTCCTCCTTGCTGTTGCCGAGCGGGCCGATCACCGCAATCGACTTCGCCGCCGCGGCGAGGGGCAGGGCATTGTCCTCGTTTTTGAGGAGAACGATCGACTTGCGCGCGACATCGCGCGCGGCTTCGAGGAAGTCGGGGCGATAGACGGTCGCTTTTTCGCGAGCTTCGTCCGAATAGCGGTAAGGATCCTCGAACAGGCCAAGGCGGTATTTCATCTCAAGGATCGCCTTCACCGCCGCATCGACGCGCTTCACGTCGACCTTGCCTTCGGCGACCGACTTGGCGAGGTGATCCATGAACACCGCGCCCTGCAGGTCCATGTCGACACCGGCGTTGATCGCCTGCTCGCCGGCCTGCTCGAGATCTTTTGAATAGCCGTGCGCGACCATTTCGTTGATCGACGTGTAATCGGTTACGATGAAGCCCTTGAAGCCCCATTTCTCGCGCAGGACTTCGGTCAGCAGATAGTGGCTGCCCGATGCCGGGACGCCGTCATATTCGTTGAACGATGTCATGAAGGTCGCGGCGCCCGCGTCGGCTGCGGCCTTGAAGGGCGGCAGATAGACGTCGCGCAGCGTGCGCTCCGAAATATCGACCGTGTGATAATCGCGTCCCGCCTGCGCGGCGCCGTAAGCGGCAAAATGCTTCGCCGTCGCCAGCACGGTATCGACGCGCTTCAGATCGTCGCCCTGAAATCCGCGCACGCGCGCCGCGGCAATCTTGCTGCCGAGGTAGACATCTTCGCCCGCGCCTTCGGACATGCGGCCCCAGCGTGGGTCGCGCGCGACGTCGACCATCGGTGCGAAGGTCCAGTGAATGCCCTCGGCCGACGCTTCGGTCGCCGCGATTCGCGCTGCCTTTTCAATGGCTTTCAAGTCCCAGCTCGCCGATTCGCCGAGCGAGATGGGGAATATGGTGCGGTGGCCATGGATGACGTCATAGCCGAAGAGCAGCGGAATCTTGAGCCGCGTTTCCTCGACCGCCAGCCGCTGCAGGTCGCGTGTATATTTGGCGGTGAAGGCGTTGAAGATCGACCCGATCCGTCCCTTGCGAATATCGTCCTGATATCCTTGGCGCATCGTCGGGCCGGTCGAATCCCAGTCGCTGGTCAGCAGCGACAATTGTCCGATTTTTTCGTCGAGCGTCATTTTCGCGATCAGTTCGGCAATGAAGCGATCCATCTTCGGATCGGGGCGCAGCCATCCCGCCGAATCCTCCGGGGCGGCCTCGCTCTTGCTCGCCGCCGGTTTCGCCATCAGCGGAGCGGGAGTGAGCTGTCCTGTCACCATCAAGGTGGCCAGCGTCAGGCATGTGAGGTTGCGCGTCATCGGTAGCATGATTCGTCCTTCCCGGTCGGGTTTGCTTATACATTGTGACGCGGATTGGCCGAAATCGGCCGAAAACCGGCTGGTCCCCGATTGCATCCATCTGTGTCGCTTCCCCCTATACAGCTATCGTGAAACCGGTTACAAACCAAAAAAACAACGACGCGGTTTTCGCGACTCGTCGCTGCACGGTGGCAAGGCCGGGCGGCTGGCCAGGCGAGGGCGGAAATGGTCGGGGCACAAAAAAAGGGAGGATGCCGTGAAGTTTTCGCATGAATTTCAGACCATGACCGCACACCGGTCGCGCGCACGCCGGCTCGCCGCGGCGCTTGCATGGAGCAGCGCGGGCGCCGCGCTCGCCGTTGCCGTCGCGACGCCGGCGCACGCGCAGGTGTCGAACGCCTCGCTGCGCGGCACGGTGAAGGCCGAAGGTGGCGTGACTCAGGTCACCGCGATCAATGTCGATACCGGGCTGACGCGCAGCGTCGCGGTGGGCGCGAACGGCAGCTATAACATAGCCTCGCTCCCGGTCGGCACCTATCGCCTCGAACTGACGACGCCGAACGGTGTTCGCCGCACCGACGAGTTTACGCTCTCGGTCGGACAGAGCGCGGTGCTCGATTTCGATTTCTCGCAGCCCGATATCGCGTCGGCCGAGGGCGATGCGATCATCGTCACCGGTACGCGCATTCGTTCACTCGAGGGCGGCGAGGTCGGTTCGAACATCACGCAGCGCCAGATCGAGGTGCTGCCGCAAAATAACCGCAACTTCCTTGCCTTCGCAGACCTCGCGCCGGGCGTCCAGTTCGTGACCGGCGGCAACGGGCAATCGCGCCTTCAGGGCGGCGCGCAGGACAGCCGCAGCGTCAACATTTTCATCGATGGCGTCGGGCAAAAGGACTATGTCCTCAAGAACGGGGTCACCGGGCAGGATTCGACGCAAGGCAACCCGTTCCCGCAGCTCGCGGTCGGCGAATACCGGGTCCTTTCGTCCAACTACAAGGCCGAATTCGACCAGGTAAGCTCCGTGGCGATCACGGCGGTGACCAAATCGGGCACCAACGAATTCCACGGCGAAGCCTTCATCGACTATACCGATCAGAGCCTGCGTGACGCGCGGCCGAACGAGCTCACGACGTCCAAGGTCAAGACCAAGGATTTCCAGTTCGGCGGTGCGCTCGGCGGTCCGATCATCAAGGATATGCTACACTTCTTTGTGACCTATGAAGGCAAAAGGCAGGAAAATCCGGTGGATGTCCGGCCGGGCCTCAACCTGCCGGTCAGCTATTTCCCGTCGGAATATCAGGGGGTGTTCGGGCCGACCAACGCGACCTTCAATGAGGATCTGTATTTCGGCAAACTCAGTTTCCAGCCTTCGAACAGCGACCTGATCGAGGTGTCGGGCAAATATCGCAAGGAAAGCGGCGAGTTTCTGTCGAGCGGCATCAACGCGCGCAGCACGATCAGTTCGCAGGATGTCGAGGAACTGCGCGTGACCGGCCGGTGGGAACATACGGCGGACAATTGGATCAATGATTTCAAGCTGACCTATGAAGACGTCAAATGGGCGCCCACGCCGGTCGAATTCGGCAACGCGTTCCTCTTTGCCTATGCGGGTCCGTCGCCGACCAACCCGCAACCGGGCGTGGTCGTGCGCGGAGACATTCTGCGCACCGGCGGCGGCGGCAATTATCAGGACAAGGGCCAGAAGGGCTGGGGCGTCCAGAACGACTTCACCTGGACCGGTTTCGAAGGCCACACGATCAAGGTTGGCGCAAAGGCCAAATGGGTCGAACTCAACACACTCCAGCTCGGCAATTTCAACCCGCTTTATACCTATAATCCCGCTTTCAATCCAGGCGGCGGCAGCTTCAACGACGAGGTTCCGTATCGCGTCCAGTTCGGTGCGCAGACCGGCAACGGGAGCCCGATTGTCAATTCGAAGAATTTCCAGTTCGGTATCTATGTCCAAGACGACTGGGAGGTCACGGACCGGCTGACGCTCAACCTTGGCGTGCGCTGGGACTATGAGCGGACGCCGGCCTTCCTCGACTTCGTCCACCCCGCCGACGCGGTCAATGCGGTGTCGCCGGCCAATTATCCGAACCTGATCAACGCCGATTATGACATCAACGACTTCATCTCGACGGGATCGGAACGCAAGGCGTTCACCGGGGCATGGCAACCGCGCATCGGTTTCAGCTACGAACTCGACGACGAGGCACGCTATGTCCTGTTCGGTGGTTTCGGCCGCTCGTACGACCGCAACCAGTTCGACTTCCTGCAACAGGAGATCAGCGTCGGTTCCTACACGACCCGGACATTCAACTTCATCACGGGTGACCCGAACAACACATGCGTTCCCGGACCGACCTGCGTTCCTTGGGATCCGGTCTATTTGACCGAAGCCGGCCGCGCTCAGCTGTTGGCGCAGGCCGGGCCGGGCGGCGGACGCGAACTGCGTTTCATCGACAATGACCTGAAGGTGCCCTATTCGGACCAGTTCAGCTTGGGCTTCCGTGCGCGCGTGACTCCGCTGTTCGAAGCCGAAGTCGGTTACAGCCACATCGAGAGCAAGGATGGTTTCGCCTATCTCTTGGGCAATCGCCGGCCCGACGGCACCTTCTTCCCGCCCGCGCCGGCGGTACCGGGATCGCCCTTCGGTTTCGCCCCGCCGGGCTTCGGTTCGATCATCATCGGAACGAACGGCCTCGAAACGAGTGCGGATTCGGGCTATCTGAAGCTCGTAAAGAACTACACGGCGGCTTCGCCGTGGAGCTTCTCGGCGACCTATACTTATACCGAGGCCGAGGAGAACCGGAACTTTGGCGAGACGTTCAGCCTCGATTTTCCGTCGCTCGACGATTATCCGATTACGCGGTCGAGCGGGGTCCGCAAGCATCGCCTCGTCGCGACTGGGTCGGTCGATCTGCCGATCGGGGTTACGCTGTCGGGCAAGTTCCAGATTGCGTCGCCGCCATATCTCAAGCGGTTCATCGATGTCGGCGGCGCCAATCCGTCGCGTGAGGTGATCTCGAACGAGGCCGACGGCAACGGCGATCGCTGGGGTTTCCGCCAGATGGACATCGCGATCACCAAATATATCCCGTTCAAGTTCATCAGCGAGGAATCGCGCCTGAGACTCCGCGTCGACATTCTCAACCTGTTCAACGACCGCAATTATGTCGATTACAACAATGACCCGACATCGCCCAATTATCTGAGCATTTCGGGCAATGGCGTTGGCGGCAACCCGCCGCGTACGCTAAAGTTTTCGGCTGGCTTCTCTTTCTGACCGGCTGACCGGGCGCCCGGCCTGCACCCCCCTCCCGTGGGCCGGGCGCCTCAATTTTTGGAGTATTTCATGTCGTTCCGCAGCGGGGTCCTTGTCCTGCCCCTGATCGCGCTGGCCACCGCCTGCGCTCCGAGCCCGGCGCCCTCCGCCGCCACCCCCGCGGCGACGCTGCCTCCGCTCACCGAGGCGTCATTTTCGGAGGAGCTGACCGAGCGCACTTTCCGCTATTTCTGGGAAACGACCGACACCGAAAAATGCCTTGCGCCCGATCGCTGGCCGAGCAACCCCTTCTCCTCGATTGCCGCCACCGGCTTCGCACTGACTGCTTATGGCATCGGCGCCGAACGCGGTTACGTCACGCGCGCCGAAGCCGCGCAACGCACGCGCGATTGCCTGCGCTTCTACTGGACCGCGCCTCAGGGACCCGCCGCGACCGGGATGGCGGGTCACAAGGGCTTCTTCTATCATTTCCTGAACAATGAAGACGGAACGCGGCGCGGCAAGACCGAGCTTTCGACCGTCGATACGTCGCTGCTGCTCGGCGGCGTGCTCTTCGCGCAGAGCTATTACGACCGCGACACGCCCGTCGAGGCGGAGATTCGCGACCTCGCCGAAAAAATCTATGGCCGCGTCGACTGGACCTTCGTCCAGCGCGAAAACAGCCGGATTCCATCAGCCAATGGCGGCGGGCAAAAGGCGATCGCGATGGGCTGGTATCCCGAACGGGGCGAAGGCGGCGATTTCGGGACCCACGACTGGGTCGGCTATAATGAGGGGATGCTCGTTTATATCCTCGCATTGGGTTCGCCGACGCACCCCGTCGGCAAGGATGCGTGGGACAAAGGCTGGGCGGCCGATCTCGAAAAGGATTGGGGCATCTATTACGGGCAGGAGCATCTGCAGTTCGAACCGCTGTTCGGACACCAGTACAGCCATGTCTGGGTCGACTTCCGCGGCATCCGCGACGAATTCATGCGCGGCAAGGGCATCGATTATTTCGAGAACAGCCGCCGCGCGACGCTGGCGCAGCGCGCCTATGGCGCCGACAATCCGAACGAATGGCTGGGCTATAGCGCCGACATCTGGGGCTGGACCGCCTCAGACGGGCCCGGCTATTCGAAAGGCAAATATAGCGTCAACGGCACGCCGCGCGATTTCAACGGCTATATGGCGCGCGGCGTCAGCGCGATCCGCGTCGTCGACGACGGCACCATCGTCCCGACCGCGGCCGGCGGCTCGGTCGCCTTTGCACCCGAAGCGGCGATCCCCGCGCTGATGGCGATGCGCACGCAATACGGCCCCCGGCTCTACACGCGCTATGGTTTCAAGGACGCGTTCAACCCCGGCTTCATCTTCACCGATTCCGGATCGAAATCGGGCGCGGTCGACCCCGTCCACGGCTGGGTCGCGAACGATTATCTTGGTATCGACCAGGGCCCGATCCTCGCGATGATGGAGAACCATCGCAGCGGACTGGTGTGGAAGGTGATGCGCAAGAATCCGCATATCGTTCGCGGATTGAAACGTATCGGTTTCACCGGCGGCTGGCTGGACGAGCCGAAATAGCGACGCTCAGCGCGGCGTCAGCGTCCATTCGACGACGTCGCTGACCACCCTGTCGGCGAAGCGGGCAGAGGCGGTCACGCGGTTGACGCCGGGCGCGAGCCGCACGTCCCCGATCTCGCAGATGCTCGCGGCGCAGGCGATTTCGCCCAGCGGCTTGTCGCCCAGCATCACCATGACCTTCGGTGCGTTGCTATAGACGCGGATACGCGTCGTCGCTTCGGTGCGCTGTTTCCAGCGCCGGCTGTTGATATGGACGACGGGTTCGGTCGACCATTCGGCCTTGTAGTAGAAAAAGGCGTCCTTCTTCACCTTGCGGTCGAATGTGACGAGGCCCTTGTCATTGATGTCGGTCGCGTCGCCTTCCTGCCGGATTTTGGAAGAGAAATCGAACATGTTCCAGATCCAGCTCGCCCAGAGATAGGGGCGGTCGCGAAGCTGCGACCAGCTTTGCTCGTGATACCAGCTCTGGAATTCCTCGGGGTGCATGCGGCTGGCATGGGCAATCTTGTGCGCCCCTCCATCCTCGACATGCTGGCTGAGCGCGCCGCCCGCGCCATATTCGCTGATCGAGATCGGGATATCGGGATAGCGCGCGTGCATCCGGTCGAGATGCGGACCAAGGTCGGCGACGTCGCCGTAATACCAGCCAAAATAGCGGTTGTAGCCCATCAGGTCGGCAAGCCCCGTCAGCACCGGCTGGCGGGGCCGCTCGCCGGACGGAGCGGCGCCCTCGTGCGTCGCCTCGCAGCAATCGGCAATCACCGTCGGGCGCGTCGGATCCTCGGCCTTCGACAGCGCGTCGAGGTCGCGCAGCAGCGGGCGGGCGTCGGCGCTCGGCGGGGCACGGCCGGTCGCCATGTCGAGGTCGACCTCATTGCCGATGCCCCAAGTGACGACCGAGGGATGGTTGTAATTCTGTCGGATCAGTTCGACCATCTGCGCCTTCGCATTGGCGACCAGTTCGGGCGATCCGGTCGAGCCTTCGTTCGACGGGCGGTTGACGAAGGGAATTTCGGCCCACACGATCATGCCGTAACGGTCGGCGAGTTCGAACCATTCGGGCGCATGCTGATAATGGGCGAAGCGCACGGTGTTCGCGCCCATTTCGGCGATCAGCGCCATGTCGCGTTCATGGTCTTCGGCGGTGAGCGTCCAACCCTTGCCGAGATAGTCCTGATGCCGCGAAACACCATGCAGCGGCAGATGCTTGCCGTTGAGGAAAAAGCCCTTGTTCGGATCGATAAGGAATTCGCGAAAGCCCACGGGCACCGTGACACTGTCGATTGCGGCGCCCGCATCGACGATCCTCGCCTCTAGCCGATAGAGATAGGGGTCGGCGCGCCCGTTCCAGCGGCGCGGAGCGGGGACGTCGAGCGTCAATCGCGCCTCATGCTGCCGCGCATCGAGCGGCGTCGTCGCTTCGGCGACGGGGCGCCCCTGGGCATCGCGCAAGGTGGCTATGAGGCTCAGTCCGGCCGCGGCGCCGGCGAGCTTTGCGCGCACCGCCAGCGTCGCGCGTCCGTCGGCCGCGAAGCGGGGGGTCGCGTAGACGCCGGGCCCGCCATGATCGTCGAGCGCGATATGGCTGGGTGCGACATGGAGCAGGCGGACGCCGCGATAGATGCCGCCGTGAATGAAGAAATCACCGTCGAGCGGGATGACATGCTGCGTGCTGCTGCCGGGCTCGGGCTTGCTGTTGTCGGCGCGCAGCAGGATGAGGTTCGAACCAGCCGGATCGAGATATCCGGTGAGATCGAAGCGGAAGCGCGAGAAGGCGCCGGCGTGGCTGCCGGCCTTGCGTCCGTTGACCCACAGGTCGGCGATATTGCCGACGCCGTCGAACTCGATCACATGGCGGCGGCCTGCGGGCAAAGTCGCGCCGTCGAGCCGCAGCCGATACCAG
This DNA window, taken from Sphingopyxis sp. PAMC25046, encodes the following:
- a CDS encoding glycoside hydrolase family 2 TIM barrel-domain containing protein, translated to MARWLALLIAASLTGCSATPPTSVPAPPPSPRMIADLGAGWQFRFDEKLTPETAAALPDGGWAPVVLPHTWNRLGEYRVGRTEATDNRQGIGWYRLRLDGATLPAGRRHVIEFDGVGNIADLWVNGRKAGSHAGAFSRFRFDLTGYLDPAGSNLILLRADNSKPEPGSSTQHVIPLDGDFFIHGGIYRGVRLLHVAPSHIALDDHGGPGVYATPRFAADGRATLAVRAKLAGAAAGLSLIATLRDAQGRPVAEATTPLDARQHEARLTLDVPAPRRWNGRADPYLYRLEARIVDAGAAIDSVTVPVGFREFLIDPNKGFFLNGKHLPLHGVSRHQDYLGKGWTLTAEDHERDMALIAEMGANTVRFAHYQHAPEWFELADRYGMIVWAEIPFVNRPSNEGSTGSPELVANAKAQMVELIRQNYNHPSVVTWGIGNEVDLDMATGRAPPSADARPLLRDLDALSKAEDPTRPTVIADCCEATHEGAAPSGERPRQPVLTGLADLMGYNRYFGWYYGDVADLGPHLDRMHARYPDIPISISEYGAGGALSQHVEDGGAHKIAHASRMHPEEFQSWYHEQSWSQLRDRPYLWASWIWNMFDFSSKIRQEGDATDINDKGLVTFDRKVKKDAFFYYKAEWSTEPVVHINSRRWKQRTEATTRIRVYSNAPKVMVMLGDKPLGEIACAASICEIGDVRLAPGVNRVTASARFADRVVSDVVEWTLTPR